The Myotis daubentonii chromosome 9, mMyoDau2.1, whole genome shotgun sequence genome has a segment encoding these proteins:
- the NUMA1 gene encoding nuclear mitotic apparatus protein 1 isoform X7, with translation MTLHATRVAALLSWVNGLHVADPVEALLQLQDCSVFIKIIGSIHSTEEGQQIVQQPVPERLDFVCSFLQKNRKHPSSPECLVSVQKVMEGSELELAKITMLLLYQSTMSSKSLRDWEQFDYKIQAELAVILKFVLDHEDGLNLNEDLENFLQKAPVPSSSISEELSPPSHQARKEVRFLELQKVASSSGNNFLSGSPASPMGDILQTPQFQMRRLKKQLADERNNRDELELELAENRKLLTERDAQIAMMQQRIDRLALLNEKQAASPLEPKELEELRGRNESLTMRLHETLKQCQDLKTEKSQMDRKINQLSEENGDLSFKLREFASHLQQLQGALNDLTEEHSKATQESGEKQAHLEKELSTALQDKKCLEEKNEILQGKLSQLEEHLARLQENPPQEKGEVLGDILQLETLKQEAATLAADNTQLQTRVEALETERGQQEAKLLAERGHFEEEKLQLAGLIAELQSSLSNTRQAKEELEKASQTQEAQLSAQVATLTSELTTLNATLQQQNQELAGLKQQAKKDQAQLAQTLQQQEQASQGLRHQVEQLSTSLKQKEQQWEEATKELEATRRDHSQQLAAAAAEREASLREKDSVLQQVEALKKEKAAKLEVLQQQLQAANEARDSAQTSVTQAQREKAELSQKVEELQACIEAARQEQCETQAQVAELKAQLRSEQQKATEREKVAQEKNQLQEQVRALEESLMVTKGGLEEEKRRAAGALEEQQCCIAKLEAETQSLVEQHKQEQKELEEEKAGRKELEARLQQLGEAHQAVAEALRRELAEAVASQREAESECKQLAKEVATWRERYEESQQEEAQYGAMFQEQLMTLKEECEKARQELQEAKEKVAGIEAHSELQIGRQQSELAQLHASLARAHQQVQEKEIRAQKLADDLSTLQEKMAATSKEVARLEALVRKAGEHKETTSSELLKDPPGAGDRESEWLEEQPGRRFCSTQAALQAMEREAEQMGSELERLRAALMESQGQQEEERGEQERELARLAQERGRAQADLVLEKAAKAELEMRLQNALNEQRVEFATLQEALAHALKEKEGKDQELAKLRGQEAAQRTELGELQQTVEQLKKQLAKMEGEHQQSLGTASGEDTCGSGAQSEALGKTKRRGPDPEALQAEVSKLEQQCREHQEKASSLERSLASARASQAERATTLETLRGQLEEKARELGRTQDTLASAQRELATLRTKAQDHSKAEDEWKAQMTRGQQEAERKNSLISSLEEEVSILNRQVLEKEGESKELKRLVVAESEKSQKLEERLRLLQVETASNSARAAERSSALRDEVQTLREEAEKQRVASESLRQELASQAERAEELGQELKAWQEKFFQKEQALSALQLEHTSTQALVSELLPAKHLCQQLQAEQAAAEKRHREELEQSKQAAGGLRAELMRAQRELGELMPLRQKVAEQERAAQQLRAEKANYAEQLSMLKEAHGLLAEENRGLGEKANLGRQFLEVELDQAREKYDQELAAVRADAEAHLAEMQREVQSTARELEVMTSKYEGAKVKVLEERQRFQEERQKLTAQVEELSKKLADHDQASRVQQQKLKAQGGESQQEAQRLQAQLNELQTQLSQKEQAADHYKLQMEKAKTHYDAKKQQNQELQEQLRGLEQLQKENKELRAEAERLGQELQQAGLKTKETEQTCRHLTAQVRSLEAQVAHADQQLRDLGKFQVATDALKSREPQAKAQLDLSIDSLDLSCEGTPLTTTSKLPRTQPDGTSIPGEPASPISQRLPPKVESLESLYFTPIPARGQPPLEGSLDSLGDIFPESGRKTRSARRRTTQIINITMTKKSDVEEPDSANSSFYSTQSAPVSQAGPRATSSTQSLARLGSPDDGNSALLSLPGYRPTTRSSARRSQAGVSSGAPPGRNSFYMGTCQDEPEQLDDWNRIAELQQRNRVCPPHLKTCYPLESRPSLSLATITDEEMKTGDPQETLRRASMQPTQIAEGTGITTRQRKRVSSEPHQGPGTPESKKPTSCFPRPMTPRDRHEGRKQSTTEAQKKAAPAVVKQADRRQSMTFSILNTPKKLGNSLLRRGASKKALPKASPNTSSGTRRSPRIATTTASAATAAAIVAATSRAKGKAKH, from the exons ATGACGCTCCATGCCACCCGGGTGGCTGCACTCCTCTCTTGG GTGAATGGTCTGCATGTGGCTGACCCTGTGGAGGCCTTGCTGCAGCTGCAGGACTGCAGTGTCTTCATCAAGATCATTGGCAGCAT CCACAGCACTGAGGAGGGTCAGCAAATCGTGCAACAGCCAGTGCCAGAGAGACTGGACTTCGTGTGCAGTTTTCTGCAGA AAAACCGAAAACATCCATCTTCCCCGGAATGCCTGGTGTCAGTGCAGAAGGTGATGGAGGGGTCAGAGCTGGAACTGGCCAAG ATAACCATGTTGCTCCTATACCAGTCCACCATGAGCTCCAAAAGTCTCAGGGACTGGGAACAGTTTGACTATAAGATTCAG GCTGAGTTAGCCGTCATCCTCAAATTTGTGCTAGACCATGAAGATGGATTAAACCTGAATGAGGACCTAGAGAACTTCTTGCAAAAAG CTCCTGTCCCTTCTAGCTCCATCTCTGAAGAACTCTCTCCACCCAGCCACCAGGCCAGGAAGGAGGTTCGCTTTCTAGAGCTGCAGAAGGTTGCCTCTTCCAGTGGGAACAA CTTCCTCTCAGGTTCTCCAGCCTCCCCCATGGGTGACATCCTGCAAACCCCACAATTCCAGATGAGACGGCTGAAGAAGCAGCTTGCGGATGAGAGAAATAATAGAgatgagctggagctggagctggctgaGAACCGCAAGCTCCTCACCGAGAGGG ATGCACAGATAGCCATGATGCAGCAGCGCATTGACCGCCTGGCTCTGCTGAACGAGAAGCAGGCGGCCAGTCCGCTGGAGCCCAAGGAGCTTGAGGAGCTCCGTGGCAGGAATGAGAG CCTCACCATGAGGCTCCATGAAACTCTGAAGCAGTGCCAGGACCTGAAGACAGAGAAGAGCCAGATGGACCGCAAAATTAACCAGCTCTCTGAGGAGAATGGGGACCTTTCCTTTAAG CTGCGCGAATTTGCTAGTCACCTACAGCAGCTGCAGGGCGCCCTCAATGACCTGACAGAGGAGCACAGCAAGGCCACTCAGGAGTCGGGGGAGAAGCAGGCCCATCTGGAGAAGGAGCTCAGCACAGCCCTGCAGGACAAG AAATGCcttgaagaaaagaatgaaatccttCAGGGAAAACTTTCACAGCTGGAAGAACATTTGGCCCGGCTACAGGAGAACCCACCCCAGGAGAAGGGTGAGGTGCTGGGTGACATCTTGCAG CTGGAAACCCTGAAGCAAGAGGCAGCCACTCTTGCTGCAGACAACACCCAGCTCCAAACCAGGGTGGAGGCACTGGAGACTGAGCGGGGCCAGCAGGAAGCCAAGCTGCTTGCTGAGCGGGGCCACTTTGAAGAAGAAAAGCTGCAGCTGGCTGGCCTGATTGCTGAGCTGCAGAGCTCTCTATCCAACACCAGACAGGCCAAGGAAGAACTGGAGAAGGCCTCCCAGACTCAGGAGGCCCAGTTGTctgcccaggtggccacactgaCCTCCGAGCTCACGACCCTCAATGCTACTCTCCAGCAGCAGAATCAAGAACTGGCTGGCCTGAAGCAGCAGGCCAAAAAGGATCAGGCCCAGCTAGCCCAGACCCTCCAGCAGCAAGAACAGGCCTCCCAGGGCCTCCGCCACCAGGTGGAGCAGCTGAGCACCAGCCTGAAACAGAAGGAGCAGCAATGGGAGGAGGCCACCAAGGAGCTGGAGGCCACCAGGCGAGACCACTCCCAGCAGCTGGCCGCTGCTGCTGCGGAGCGGGAGGCCTCCTTAAGGGAGAAGGACTCAGTCCTCCAGCAAGTAGAGGCACTGAAGAAGGAGAAGGCTGCCAAGCTAGAGGTGCTGCAGCAGCAACTTCAGGCTGCTAATGAAGCCCGGGACAGCGCCCAGACCTCAGTGACACAGGCCCAGCGGGAGAAAGCAGAGCTGAGCCAAAAGGTGGAGGAGCTCCAGGCCTGTATTGAGGCGGCCCGCCAGGAGCAGTGTGAGACCCAGGCCCAGGTGGCAGAACTGAAGGCCCAGCTGAGGTCTGAGCAGCAAAAAGCAACTGAAAGAGAAAAGGTAGCTCAGGAGAAGAATCAGCTCCAGGAGCAGGTGCGGGCCCTTGAGGAGTCCTTGATGGTCACCAAGGGCGGCCTTGAAGAGGAGAAGCGCAGGGCTGCAGGTGCCCTGGAAGAGCAGCAGTGTTGTATCGCCAAGCTAGAGGCAGAGACCCAAAGCCTGGTGGAACAACATAAGCAGGAACAGAAGGAGCTAGAAGAAGAGAAGGCTGGACGCAAGGAGCTGGAGGCTCGATTACAGCAGCTTGGGGAGGCCCATCAGGCTGTGGCGGAAGCCCTGCGGCGGGAGCTGGCAGAGGCCGTAGCCTCCCAGCGTGAGGCTGAGAGTGAATGTAAGCAGCTTGCCAAGGAGGTGGCCACATGGCGTGAGCGGTATGAGGAGAGCCAGCAAGAGGAGGCCCAGTATGGTGCCATGTTCCAGGAACAGCTCATGACCCTGAAGGAGGAATGTGAGAAGGCCCgccaggagctgcaggaggcaaaGGAAAAGGTGGCAGGGATAGAGGCTCACAGTGAGCTCCAGATAGGCCGGCAGCAGAGTGAGCTTGCCCAGCTCCATGCCAGCCTGGCCAGAGCccaccagcaggtccaggagaAGGAGATCAGGGCCCAGAAACTTGCAGATGACCTCTCCACTCTGCAGGAGAAGATGGCTGCCACCAGCAAGGAGGTGGCCCGCCTGGAGGCCTTAGTGCGCAAGGCAGGTGAGCATAAGGAAACAACTTCCTCTGAGCTACTCAAGGATCCCCCAGGGGCAGGAGACAGAGAATCAGAGTGGCTGGAAGAGCAGCCGGGGCGTCGGTTCTGCAGCACACAGGCTGCACTGCAGGCTATGGAGCGTGAGGCAGAGCAAATGGGAAGTGAGCTGGAGAGGCTGCGGGCTGCGCTAATGGAGAGCCAGGGACAACAGGAGGAGGAGCGTGGGGAGCAGGAGCGGGAGTTGGCCCGGCTAGCCCAGGAACGGGGCCGAGCCCAAGCCGATCTTGTCCTGGAGAAGGCTGCCAAGGCAGAGCTTGAGATGCGGTTGCAGAATGCCCTCAATGAGCAGCGTGTGGAGTTTGCTACCTTGCAGGAGGCACTGGCCCATGCCCtgaaggaaaaggaggggaaggaccaggagcTGGCCAAGCTtcgtgggcaggaggcagcccagagaACAGAACTGGGGGAGCTTCAGCAAACCGTGGAGCAACTAAAGAAACAGCTGGCCAAGATGGAGGGGGAGCACCAGCAGTCTCTAGGGACAGCCAGCGGAGAAGACACTTGTGGGTCAGGAGCCCAGTCTGAGGCTTTAGGAAAGACCAAACGAAGAGGCCCTGACCCGGAGGCTCTGCAGGCGGAGGTGAGCAAGCTGGAGCAGCAGTGCCGTGAGCATCAGGAGAAGGCCTCCAGCCTGGAGCGTAGCCTAGCGTCTGCACGCGCCTCCCAGGCAGAGCGGGCCACCACTCTGGAGACTTTGCGGGGCCAGTTAGAGGAGAAGGCCCGGGAGCTGGGGCGCACTCAGGACACCTTAGCCTCAGCACAAAGGGAGCTGGCCACCCTTCGCACGAAGGCCCAAGACCACAGCAAGGCTGAGGATGAGTGGAAGGCCCAGATGACCcggggccagcaggaggctgagAGAAAAAACAGTCTCATCAGCAGCTTGGAGGAGGAGGTGTCTATCTTGAACCGCCAGGTCCTGGAGAAGGAGGGTGAGAGCAAGGAGTTGAAGCGGCTTGTTGTCGCTGAGTCAGAGAAgagccagaagctggaagagaggCTGCGCCTGCTTCAGGTAGAGACAGCCAGCAACAGTGCCAGAGCTGCGGAACGCAGCTCTGCTCTGCGAGATGAGGTCCAGACTCTCCGGGAGGAGGCGGAGAAACAACGGGTGGCCTCAGAGAGCCTTCGCCAGGAGCTGGCCTCACAAGCAGAGCGAGCAGAGGAGCTGGGCCAAGAATTAAAGGCATGGCAGGAGAAATTCTTCCAGAAGGAGCAAGCCCTCTCTGCCCTGCAGCTAGAGCACACCAGCACACAGGCCCTGGTGAGTGAGCTGCTGCCCGCCAAGCACCtgtgccagcagctgcaggctgAGCAGGCAGCTGCTGAGAAACGCCATCGTGAGGAGCTGGAGCAAAGCAAGCAGGCAGCTGGTGGGCTTCGGGCAGAGCTGATGCGAGCCCAGCGGGAGCTCGGGGAACTGATGCCCCTACGACAGAAGGTGGCAGAGCAAGAGCGAGCAGCCCAGCAGCTGCGGGCAGAGAAGGCCAACTATGCAGAGCAGCTGAGCATGCTGAAGGAGGCTCATGGCCTGCTGGCAGAGGAGAATCGGGGGCTGGGAGAGAAGGCCAATCTCGGCCGGCAGTTTCTGGAAGTGGAGCTGGACCAGGCCCGGGAGAAATATGACCAAGAGCTGGCAGCTGTGCGTGCTGATGCCGAGGCCCATCTGGCTGAGATGCAGCGGGAAGTACAGAGCACTGCCCGGGAGCTGGAGGTGATGACTTCCAAGTATGAGGGTGCCAAGGTCAAGGTCCTGGAGGAGAGACAGCGGTtccaggaagagagacagaaactcaCTGCCCAG GTGGAAGAACTGAGTAAGAAGCTAGCTGACCACGACCAAGCCAGCAGAGTGCAGCAGCAGAAGCTGAAG GCACAGGGAGGGGAAAGCCAGCAAGAAGCCCAACGCCTCCAGGCCCAGCTGAATGAGCTGCAGACCCAGCTGAGCCAGAAGGAGCAGGCAGCTGACCACTACAAGCTGCAG ATGGAGAAAGCCAAGACCCATTATGATGCCAAGAAGCAGCAGAACCAAGAATTGCAGGAgcagctgcggggcctggagcAGCTGCAGAAGGAAAACAAGGAACTGAGAGCCGAAGCTGAGCGGCTGGGTCAGGAGCTACAGCAGGCTGGGTTGAAGACTAAGGAGACTGAACAGACCTGCCGCCACCTTACTGCCCAGGTGCGCAGCCTGGAGGCACAG GTTGCCCATGCTGACCAGCAGCTTCGAGACCTGGGCAAGTTTCAGGTGGCCACTGACGCCTTAAAGAGCCGGGAGCCCCAGGCTAAGGCTCAGCTGGACTTGAGTATTGACAGCCTGGATCTGAGCTGCGAGGGAACCCCACTCACTACCACCAG CAAGCTGCCTCGTACCCAGCCAGATGGCACCAGCATCCCAGGGGAGCCAGCTTCACCCATCTCTCAGCGCCTGCCCCCCAAGGTAGAATCCCTGGAAAGTCTCTACTTCACCCCCATCCCAGCTCGGGGTCAGCCACccctggagggaagcctggactCCCTGGGGGACATCTTCCCGGAATCAGGCCGGAAGACCCGTTCTGCTCGTCGACGGACTACACAAATCATCAACATCACCATGACCAAG AAGTCAGATGTGGAAGAGCCAGACAGCGCCAACTCATCCTTCTATAGCACACAGTCCGCCCCTGTCTCCCAGGCCGGCCCGAGAGCCACCTCCTCCACCCAGTCTCTAGCTCGCCTGGGCTCTCCTGATGATGGCAACTCAGCTCTGCTCAGCCTGCCTGGATATCGGCCCACCACTCGCAGCTCTGCTCGCCGCTCCCAGGCTGGGGTGTCCAGTGGGGCCCCTCCAG gaaGGAACAGCTTCTACATGGGCACTTGCCAGGATGAGCCCGAGCAGCTGGATGACTGGAACCGCATTGCAGAGCTGCAGCAGCGCAATCGAGTCTGCCCCCCGCACCTGAAGACCTGCTATCCACTTGAGTCCAGG CCTTCCCTGAGCCTGGCGACCATCACAGATGAAGAGATGAAAACTGGTGACCCCCAGGAGACCCTGCGCCGAGCCAGCATGCAGCCAACCCAGATAGCTGAGGGCACTGGCATCACCACCCGGCAGCGCAAACGGGTCTCCTCGGAGCCCCACCAGGGCCCTGGCACCCCTGAG TCTAAGAAGCCCACCAGCTGTTTCCCACGACCCATGACTCCCCGGGACCGACATGAAGGGCGCAAACAGAGCACTACGGAGGCCCAGAAGAAAGCAGCTCCCGCTGTTGTTAAACAG GCTGATCGCCGCCAGTCCATGACCTTCAGCATCCTCAACACGCCCAAGAAGCTTGGGAATAGCCTTCTGCGCAGGGGGGCCTCAAAGAAAGCCCTGCCCAAGGCCTCTCCCAACACCAGCAGTGGAACCCGTCGCTCTCCTCGCATTGCCACCACCACAGCCAGCGCTGCCACTGCTGCCGCCATCGTTGCCGCCACATCTCGGGCCAAGGGCAAG GCAAAGCACTAA